Below is a genomic region from Miscanthus floridulus cultivar M001 chromosome 1, ASM1932011v1, whole genome shotgun sequence.
CGGCGCTCAGCCGCTCACATACCACAGGCACAGAACAATGACCGAGCAGCAAGCAACACATTCATGGATGTTACTAATAACATAATAATCTTTACCATACAAAGTAGCAGGAGGGCGTCCAGCCCCAGAGTCATTATTCGGCAGCTAAATCCTTACCATCCACCAGGAAAAGGACACCGCGAGGACAATGCTTCAATAAAAGAGGACAAATCCTTGGTTTGCTGCTACTTGAATACTAATAACCATAGCTGGGCGGGTAGGTCGGGCCACCGTAGCTCCCACCATTGTACTGCGGAGGCGGCCCGGCAGCCATTGAAGAACCATAAGAAGGAGCTGCTCCATATGGTGGTGGGTAAGAGCCGTAGCTCGGATCAACTGGTGGAGCGGGAGGGTTAGAAGCTGGCGCCGGGCCTGGGGGAGCCGCCTCTGccatgaaattctgcaaagtaaAAGGTCACATTAGCTAACAGCAAGGGGGCCATCGAAAGGTGAAATATGTTTTCGTTAAAAGAGATGGTGCAATATAGCATCACCTGAGCAAATTATAGAACTAAAGAGCAGAGTCTGAATTAGCTGACAAAATTTCTGACACGTGCAACCCACGGCAGAAAAAGGTACCTGGAtcagttgctgagcagtttgaACTTGGGCTGCAGTCCCAATTATCTCCACAGTCATCTCTCCAGGTGCACCTCTGCTTTCTTGAATAGTTACTGTTGCGCCACTGTGTCTACGGATATAACTGATACTAGCACCAGCTGCCCCAATCACAGCATCAGCATAGGCAAGGGGAATGTGCATGTTATGAGTCACCTTTCAGAAATACATAAAAGTCAGTACCTGATTGGCATGCCAACCAAATGAAAGCACAAACCATCTTGAGATTAAGTGCAATAGAACTTACCTGAGAACCTGCGTAAGAGGGTGGTTGATTCCCTGTAGCAGAAGCACCACTTGGTGGGGCCTCCCGACCATATGCAGAAATGCCATAGTGCGGCTGCTTTTCAATAGGGGGGGCATCAGGAGGAGGATAATAACTGTCTTGCGGCCTTGGAGGCATGAACTGTGGATTTCCTCCAAAACCAGGACCACCTGGAGGAGGGCCCCAGGTTTGAGGAGGGCCCCAATGCTggggaggtggcactggttgctCCCTCGGCATACCATGCATTTTCATCTGCAGAGATTAAAATTTACATTGTCACACACTGCATGCAAAACACTATTACTGACACAAATACAACATGCCAAAATAAACAAAAAACTTACATGTGTTTCAAACAATGGAAGAACACTGCGGTCAACAAGAAATTTTCTTAAGTGACTCGCTATTAATTCCACTGCTTTTTGGACACGAAGAGGCTCGCCTTGTATCTCCACAACTCTATCATCATTTAGTGCAACAGGAGGCACATTCTCTGAACAAAAGTATAAAACCTCGAATTAGAAGTTCGCACCCTTGGAGGATAACAACATACCAGTACAAATATACAAACAAATGATTAACAGTTTTGCTATATCATGCCCAGGTGAAAATTTTGCTTCCTACACCCACATTTTATGAGCAAGAGTTCCACACCCAGATTAAAGGTGTTGTAAGAATAGGGTGAAATATATATATTCCCCACACCTGAATTTTTAGTTACACCAATTCTACCTAGAAATTACACTAAAATAATCACTGTAACTCTAGTACGAGTGTTAATCTAGCACAAGTTGACAGCAACTAAAATGGGGTATGGGAGAGAAGATTTTCACCCGAATTTATAGTGAAACCAATTCTACCTAGAAATTACACCAAAATAATCAGCATAACTCTAGCACAAGTTGAGTGTCCATAAGTTGACATTAACTAAAATTGTGATGTGGAAGAGAGATTTTCACCCGAATCTTAGTTTTATTCCGTTCCATACATGCttatttccttccatgcatgctATTTGGGAAGAAGAAAGGGAAAGAAAAGGAAAGCAAAAAATTCAGGTGCCAGAGAGAAGATTTTCACCCGGGTATGGAGTAGAAAAAAACATGACTAAAGATAAATGCTATGATAATCAGCACAGTGAACAAAGGCAGAAGGTAAAAGTTTAATTATATTGTAGTATGTGTGTAGTTATATTTTCTGCAATACAAAACAGTAAATCTTAAAAAAAAATTGCCTGTATGTGTAACATTGTTCTCTAAAAACATAAGTAGATCAATGAACTTTTAGGTCCTTTATAACAACACATGTCAAAGCATCACCAACCACCTCTTTTTTCTCATTGTTCTTGATTTAAAAAAGAACTATAACATCATTTAGTTTCCAAGTTTCATGGTAAATCAGTTAAACAGACTAGATTCCACAGTTTACATGTAAATGTCCAGCTCAGAAGAGTATTTTTCTTTAATGCCGAACAGGTTGGTGCTTGGCATGGATCCATAGAAATCAGTTAAACAGACTAGATTCCACATTGAAGAACCAAATAAGACGCATTTATTTATGTGGATAGCAAAGGGAAGTAGTATCATAATTTCCTAATGGTCATTAACCAAGCTGCAGGTCACAACACACAGCTAAGGATGCAACTCATGCAACATATCAAAGAGGGATAGATCCAGCATATATAGCATAGAAGAAACATGACGAAACTTACCAACAATACGGACAACGGACTTAGAAGAATCTTGTATTGATTTAATAGTTGCTCCCTGCTTGCCAATAAGGCTGCCAGCTTGCGAAGATGGCACTAGAAGTCGTGTTGGTCCTATATTACCAGCACTTCGTTGAGGCTGACCAGATTCACCATCTGAACTCTCAGTTATTCTTTTATGAACTCTAAGTAAGCCATCCACAGCTGGAGAGAGAGGTGCCTCTGGTTCATCCTTTGCTGAAATCATTACCTTCAAAGGTGAAAGTGACAAATTCACCAAATGAATTAATAGTTAAAAGGAGCTGACAGCGCAAAACATTAATATTGCTTAATGGTTAGACCTAGATGAGCTCAATGAACGGCATAAGGTATGATGACACTAGCATTCACAAGAA
It encodes:
- the LOC136509118 gene encoding flowering locus K homology domain-like: MDGQVENFVGHDGGGLPQVPYDGEQPNPYDDVAKQYTEELGDQYNEQPGAQYDEGSGNPYNEEQANLYSEETGNQYNEDPANSYQEELENAFSGDPDMAQQDNSQVNVDDNKWPGWPGESVFRILVPAQKVGAIIGRKGEFIKRMCEETKARIKILDGPPGVPERAVMISAKDEPEAPLSPAVDGLLRVHKRITESSDGESGQPQRSAGNIGPTRLLVPSSQAGSLIGKQGATIKSIQDSSKSVVRIVENVPPVALNDDRVVEIQGEPLRVQKAVELIASHLRKFLVDRSVLPLFETHMKMHGMPREQPVPPPQHWGPPQTWGPPPGGPGFGGNPQFMPPRPQDSYYPPPDAPPIEKQPHYGISAYGREAPPSGASATGNQPPSYAGSQVTHNMHIPLAYADAVIGAAGASISYIRRHSGATVTIQESRGAPGEMTVEIIGTAAQVQTAQQLIQNFMAEAAPPGPAPASNPPAPPVDPSYGSYPPPYGAAPSYGSSMAAGPPPQYNGGSYGGPTYPPSYGY